The Theobroma cacao cultivar B97-61/B2 chromosome 2, Criollo_cocoa_genome_V2, whole genome shotgun sequence genome includes the window tattcacgTGACAATGATATGATGTTGATATGAAAAGTCAAAATGTCATATAACCATGTTATTATGCCGTATAAACATGTCATTCCACAACCCTTTATTATACATTTATATGTCATATCAATATCACgtaatataaaatcacaaataacaattaatcaactgttaattataacaatttatttgatataaaataaaaatataaatagttatttaaattttcatgaataattttaagatttttttagatattatgtcaATAAGAATACAGCGATAAATGGATTTATAGTAAcagatgagaaaaaaaattaacataaaaaagtTTCCTTTAATATGGAAACCACTTGTAAAATATAAGCTCGGCGTTAGAAATTAGATTTGCAGTGACATTTCCAATGTGACGGACTGATGGGTCAGAAATCCAGTTGTTTAAATTTGAAAGGACTGATATTTTGGAATGCTTGCCCTTCACGTGCTATCTGATCTTTAAGCAATTGCTTGTGCAGCCTTGAGCATCATCTGAAAAGCATTTTCGACAGATGACTTGAACTTTTGCGGATCTACGAAGTCTTTCTCTGTTCCGATGGCAACTGTCAGCTTTCCCATGTAACTCACCATTGTTATGGTAAGACTCTGCAACTCCATGAAATAAGCAATATATTATAAGCGCTTAAAAGCtatatgatgattgatatgTGTGAGTTTTAGAACaaagaatgaaataatttaagaaaacaACATTCACAAACCTGAGGCACACCAACCACCATAAAGTACAAGCTTTTAACTGGATGATCAGCCAATGCCATTCGTTCCACCGGTCCAATCAAGTTTGAGATTGTCATGCTGGAGTTCTTTAGGGTGCTATGGATGTATTTTGCCGTTGCCTGTTGTTTCAATgtcatcatatatatttacctcTCTTTAGTAGGCTTTAAGCAAACCAACATGCATAACATGTATTGTTTCCAATTCACAACTTAATTACACAATTAAGTTGAGTAATTGGTTCAACTTTAAAGGGTTCAATCTATTTTTATCAAACATATCACATTGATTAACAAAATTCATGGCTGTGTAAAAGCAAGGACGAAAAGAACATACCTCAGGACCTCTATATTTCCTCAAACCCTCAAGAAGCTGACCAGTAAAAAAAACAGCTTTAGAGTTTCTCTTTCTCTGGATCAGTTTCTGTGCTTTCCAAATAAATTCAAGCGGATTGCAAGATTCGGCAGTACTTGCTAATTCGGGTAATGAAACATGCAGGAACCCAAATTGGTTTCCCCATGGTGAGTCTGCATCAGGTTTGACCATATCCTTCACTGACTTGTACCCTCCAATGGTCCTAGTGTTGAGCAGCACAAGCGCAGTGGAGTTTCCATTGCTCAACTTATCGCTGCTCGTTCCTTGCATGTATAATCGAGtcccaaagaaaattattccCGTAATTGCATCATTTATTGTCTGTTAATTagtaacaaaaagaaaagtaagaaGAAAACCTTGACGAAATTTTAGCTCAAATAAAAGACCTCAGATATCTGAGTTTATATTAATATAGCCACTATCCAATAAAACGAATGGTAAAAACCAAACATTAACATTTACCATACCAGTAAAATATTCTTACTACTAGAATTTTAGACGATTttgatgaatatatttagTATAATCATTCTAGACCTATTTACTAGGGGCCGGCCTGGTAACTTTTGTTTTCCCTTCAGTTGGCGAAAGAACAAATATGAAATGGtgagtaaaaaacaaaatcaataactGATGGGGGGCAAACCATTAACTATTGCATCAACTACCAGATTTTTTTTCCCAAGATGCAGATTTGAGATTCCTATATGCATTTGCTCCCTATATAATTGACCTCTGTTATAGATTAACTAATACGTACGGTTTAGAGATGTACTAATAGATGGGTAAATGTTAATAAATGTtgagaatataaaaaaaaaaaagaatcaattcttacgttcttttttaattaaatgcacAACGACAAGAGAGAGGTGGATGGTCCAACAATTTAATGAGTTGTTTAATGTGCATTTGATGCGAGCTAAAAGCTAGAATGAAACACATACCACTCCAAGCTTAGTCTTGATTTGTTTGATGTGATCAAGAGAGAATGTCATGGTTGAAATTACAACCGGCTTGAACTGTACACCGGGATCCCCAGATCTTATCATGGTTCTATCATCTTCTAGAAAACTGCTTTTCAAAAGGCTCCATCCAAAATCTGATATAGTGTTGAAGGCTGAGTACAAACTCCTGAATACGCTGTTACTGTTCTCGGAAAGATTTGGGGCAGAACTAAGTGCAGGAAATGTCAAGGGAACGGAAGGATTCTCAGCTCTTTGTAGACAGGAAAGAAGAGCACCCATGAGAGAATAGCCGTCGCCAAGCGCATGATGAAGCTTGAATATCAGACTACCAGCCGCATTGCTGGTAGTGTACTTGACGATATGAATATTCCATAGTGGTCGGTTTTGTGGGAGCTGTTCCGTTGCTATCTTTGACAGATAGTCGCTTAGATAGTTGTCATAAGACTCTGGTGACAATCCAGGGGGGAAAACAGGGACGTTTACATGATCTACCAGCTTCACTTCAACCTTCTTCCACTGCTTTGCTCCATTTTCATCTTGAACCTGTTCTCATCGGTTCAAAAAATTAGCACCATTGATGGAGGAGTTGCATTCTTGCATGTAATAAGTTGTCTACAGCTTCCATAAATGAAGGCTAAAAAGTTTTAAAGAAACATTGGTTATGGCTTATTAAGACATAGGATCCGAAAACAGTCAAAACTCCGCTTGAAGTGAAGCCTCAACTACTAGGAGATATGCCCAATAAAACTCCCTCTCTTAAACCGAACAGcataatgaaaaacaaaatactaCGAATAAGCATATATAAACATTTCCTGTAAACACTTGGCTGTTACTATCACTTAGCAGCCCCTGAAAGCTACACCAAGTCAAAACTAGCTCGTCGACAGTGGAGATCTAGCACGTGTGAACGCAGACAGGTGAAGTGCTACACGCACACAGGTGAATTGATACATAGACTGGAAAATttatgaagagaaaatgaagtaggatatatatatttatatatatatatataccataaCGGAGGAGAAGCGAGGATTAATAGGAAGGAAGACATCTTCAAGCAATTTCATGGTTGGGGAATCATCGATCGGGATTTCGGAGTCCAAAACACCAAGAACGCCAATGGACAACGCAGAGCTGTTGAAATACTGTCCAGTGGGACTGACTGGCTCTGAATACTCTCCTTCTTCTGCATTCAAGGCCATGGCATTCTTGTATTGAGCTTCACTACCCATGTTGAAGTATAACTCCTTATTTATGCTAAATGCGGAAGCAACAACAAATGCTTGAAGCCCTTTGGGTTGTCCTTTAAATATTCATCCCATGTGAGCAGGGAGGAGGGTAGCATccccaaaaattttaaaattatttatttattatatattttttaattttgtcttcttttttatttatatttaatttttttatttttattctattcactagtttttataatttttttttaaatttttactaatcATAAgcatgttcttttttttattatgtgaattttatttttacaattttagtctttaaaaattaaaaaactattatataatttttaaatataaattataatattgcATTCTTGTCTATGgctttaaattttatcaaaatataattttttattgattttgattaatagattaatttattttgttttgatttttctaatttttacaataattataaatagaatcttttgaataataaaaattataagtaGAACAAAGTGAATAATGAATCTTTTATGCATAATTTAGTGAATGTCAAGAGACAAGCTTTGTTCTGATATCGGACAAGTGGGGTGGTAGAGTTGGATTCTTGGCTTGAAATAACGGTCGGCAGAGATAAAGGTTGGACTCTCTCTGGTAGCATTTTTATTGagttgaatgatgattttttaTGGCTTTGACGTTGGATTTTGTTACCAACTATCATTGAAAGTTGAAACTGATCCTCAACCCAGGTTGATCTGACAGATGTCATTTTTTCTGGAAATTAGGCATCAATGTCTAGCTTATGAAACTTGAACGAGTTAACCTGTTTGATCTGCGACCCTCGTGAACCACTTTATtgttatgacaatatttggaTCCAAATATTTGGGAGGtcttgtatttatttatttggatcaaaattttaacttttatttcttttcatcttaATCCTCTCAATAAAAATTGACTAACTTCTTCGCCCCtacatgtgattcaaccatgcaTCTAAGATGTGAGCAATGTTGGTGGTTGAATAATTTGCCTTTCGGCTTTCATCAGTTTTTGCCGGCAGATGATTTGATAAAGCGACTATAAAAGTAGGGTGATGCAGTTGAAATTGATGATGCTCATCAATGCTATAGGCAGGTCGCAGGTGGGGTTAAACTTATTGATGCAACCATATTCCACtgtaacaaaaacaaaaaaaaaaatcatcacgGAGTTTGGAGGTATATATTAGTAAATCTAGGTTTGAAGCACTGGcgtgaaaaagtaaaaaatgaaatgaaatgttgCGAGTCAAGCATTCCTGAAAAGTGACAATCCAATTCCCAGCTATCACGTggtaaatcaaactttaagacAACGTACCGACGCGTTTCCAAAATCTATGCGGAAAATGCTGTGGATTAAAGAGGGTCATTGATTGGACGGCTGTATCTGTTCCAGGCTGccttctcaccattattcttGTTATATCAGCTTACTTTCATTTTCACAAACAATGACGTAAACCAAATTGCTACCTAGTATAATTTGTGGCAACTATAGAATAATTATCCAAAAATAACATTTGattcacaaataaaaaatataatataataattattttgtaaaagtaaaagtaaaataattattacgtaatttaatatgataaatgaaatccaatataaataattattatgatttattacaatatttagttaataaaaataattttaaaaccaaatttttattatttttaaaaattaatattttatttataatttaaatattattatgattatttatttttaaatattaataattttaatttattttaaagtattaaaaattgatactttaaatattaatattttatttataattaatttgttactaaggttatttattatatttttaaatattaataatttatattttatttaaaatattaataatttatcatttaaatattaatattttatttaaaatttaatcattaatattataaaatactattattttatttataatttaaatattattatgattagtTATTgttattgtattttatttttacatattaataagtggtaatttaaa containing:
- the LOC18608726 gene encoding O-acyltransferase WSD1, producing the protein MGSEAQYKNAMALNAEEGEYSEPVSPTGQYFNSSALSIGVLGVLDSEIPIDDSPTMKLLEDVFLPINPRFSSVMVQDENGAKQWKKVEVKLVDHVNVPVFPPGLSPESYDNYLSDYLSKIATEQLPQNRPLWNIHIVKYTTSNAAGSLIFKLHHALGDGYSLMGALLSCLQRAENPSVPLTFPALSSAPNLSENSNSVFRSLYSAFNTISDFGWSLLKSSFLEDDRTMIRSGDPGVQFKPVVISTMTFSLDHIKQIKTKLGVTINDAITGIIFFGTRLYMQGTSSDKLSNGNSTALVLLNTRTIGGYKSVKDMVKPDADSPWGNQFGFLHVSLPELASTAESCNPLEFIWKAQKLIQRKRNSKAVFFTGQLLEGLRKYRGPEATAKYIHSTLKNSSMTISNLIGPVERMALADHPVKSLYFMVVGVPQSLTITMVSYMGKLTVAIGTEKDFVDPQKFKSSVENAFQMMLKAAQAIA